The Streptomyces kanamyceticus DNA segment GTGGCCGCGGAAGTACGAGACGTCCGTCGAGCAGATGGAGACCGCCTCGGTCCGCATCACGATCTCGTCGGGCCCGCACACCGGGTCCGGCACGGTGGACAGGGCGAGTTCGCCGGGGGCGGTCATCATGTGGACGTACATGGGTCTCCAAGCAGGGTGCAGCCGGGCACCGCACGGTGCCCGTCGAGGGTGGGTGTGCGAGAGGGGTCAGGGGGAGGCGGGACCCGCCGGGCGGCCGAAGACCGGCAGCAGGTCCTCGGGGGTCCGCAGCGTGAGGTCGGCGGGCGCCCCGGGGTCGTACTGATGGCCCCAGCCCGCCGCGGCGGCGCGAGCACCCGCGGCGCGCGCGGCGAGCAGGTCGCGCGGCGCGTCACCGGCGTAGACCGCCTCGTGCGCGCCGACCCCGAGCTGCCGACAGGCGCTCAACACGCCTTCGGGGTCGGGCTTTTGACGGCTCACCTCGTCGCCGCCGACGACGGCGTCGAAGCGGTCGGCGAGGCCGGTGGCGGAGAGCAGGATCCGCGCGGCACGGCGGCTGGCGCCGGTGAACACCGCGAGCGGCACGCTCCCGTGCAGCGCGTCGAGCGCCGCCCGGATCCCCGGATAGACGACGGCGCCGACGGCGGTGTCGGCCAGGACCGTGTGATAGAGGTCCAACTCCTCTTCGGTGCACGGACGTTGGAGGAGGTGGGACAGCATGATGCGCGGTGGGCCCAGGGCGTAGAGCTCGACGACCTCGGCCCTGCCCGGCGTCGCGCCGC contains these protein-coding regions:
- a CDS encoding HAD family hydrolase; this encodes MSGMDRTGDATPRALVWDMDGTLLDSGEVVPDAFVETVRRLGGATPGRAEVVELYALGPPRIMLSHLLQRPCTEEELDLYHTVLADTAVGAVVYPGIRAALDALHGSVPLAVFTGASRRAARILLSATGLADRFDAVVGGDEVSRQKPDPEGVLSACRQLGVGAHEAVYAGDAPRDLLAARAAGARAAAAGWGHQYDPGAPADLTLRTPEDLLPVFGRPAGPASP